A genomic window from Equus caballus isolate H_3958 breed thoroughbred chromosome 5, TB-T2T, whole genome shotgun sequence includes:
- the LOC138924161 gene encoding uncharacterized protein isoform X3: MKDPAGGVCEEEAEDEEEEGGRREEDRSPRGGGGEPRAAPGDRALPRGRDAGRWGIFAHAATLTPAASSSEEDHTCACSRFGGEPHPLLGCDPILSSAS; the protein is encoded by the exons ATGAAGGATCCGGCGGGAGGAGTCTgcgaggaggaggcggaggacgaggaggaggagggagggaggagagaggaagaccgGAGtccccgcggcggcggcggggagcCCCGCGCGGCTCCCGGGGACCGGGCGCTGCCACGAGGCCGGGACGCTGGACGCTGGG GAATCTTCGCTCACGCTGCTACCCTCACGCCAGCTGCCAGCTCCTCGGAGGAGGACCACACCTGTGCCTGTTCCCGCTTTGGAGGAGAG CCTCACCCCTTGCTGGGCTGTGACcctattctttcttctgcttcctga
- the LOC138924161 gene encoding uncharacterized protein isoform X2, which produces MKDPAGGVCEEEAEDEEEEGGRREEDRSPRGGGGEPRAAPGDRALPRGRDAGRWGIFAHAATLTPAASSSEEDHTCACSRFGGELQNRKKAQNRTTLGIQLL; this is translated from the exons ATGAAGGATCCGGCGGGAGGAGTCTgcgaggaggaggcggaggacgaggaggaggagggagggaggagagaggaagaccgGAGtccccgcggcggcggcggggagcCCCGCGCGGCTCCCGGGGACCGGGCGCTGCCACGAGGCCGGGACGCTGGACGCTGGG GAATCTTCGCTCACGCTGCTACCCTCACGCCAGCTGCCAGCTCCTCGGAGGAGGACCACACCTGTGCCTGTTCCCGCTTTGGAGGAGAG CTTCAGAACAGGAAGAAAGCTCAAAATAGAACCACCTTAGGAATCCAGCTCCTTTAG
- the LOC138924161 gene encoding uncharacterized protein isoform X1 yields the protein MKDPAGGVCEEEAEDEEEEGGRREEDRSPRGGGGEPRAAPGDRALPRGRDAGRWGIFAHAATLTPAASSSEEDHTCACSRFGGEHPQSCWRRPFCKSQQSPFHDITT from the exons ATGAAGGATCCGGCGGGAGGAGTCTgcgaggaggaggcggaggacgaggaggaggagggagggaggagagaggaagaccgGAGtccccgcggcggcggcggggagcCCCGCGCGGCTCCCGGGGACCGGGCGCTGCCACGAGGCCGGGACGCTGGACGCTGGG GAATCTTCGCTCACGCTGCTACCCTCACGCCAGCTGCCAGCTCCTCGGAGGAGGACCACACCTGTGCCTGTTCCCGCTTTGGAGGAGAG CATCCCCAGAGCTGCTGGAGAAGACCCTTCTGTAAAAGCCAGCAGTCTCCCTTCCATGACATCACCACCTAA